Proteins encoded in a region of the Sugiyamaella lignohabitans strain CBS 10342 chromosome B, complete sequence genome:
- the CHA1 gene encoding L-serine/L-threonine ammonia-lyase CHA1 (Catabolic L-serine (L-threonine) deaminase; catalyzes the degradation of both L-serine and L-threonine; required to use serine or threonine as the sole nitrogen source, transcriptionally induced by serine and threonine; GO_component: GO:0042645 - mitochondrial nucleoid [Evidence IDA] [PMID 15692048]; GO_component: GO:0005739 - mitochondrion [Evidence IEA,IEA]; GO_component: GO:0005739 - mitochondrion [Evidence IDA] [PMID 14562095]; GO_component: GO:0005739 - mitochondrion [Evidence IDA] [PMID 16823961]; GO_function: GO:0003941 - L-serine ammonia-lyase activity [Evidence IEA]; GO_function: GO:0003941 - L-serine ammonia-lyase activity [Evidence IDA] [PMID 7042346]; GO_function: GO:0004794 - L-threonine ammonia-lyase activity [Evidence IEA]; GO_function: GO:0004794 - L-threonine ammonia-lyase activity [Evidence IDA] [PMID 7042346]; GO_function: GO:0016829 - lyase activity [Evidence IEA]; GO_function: GO:0030170 - pyridoxal phosphate binding [Evidence IEA]; GO_process: GO:0006565 - L-serine catabolic process [Evidence IGI] [PMID 7042346]; GO_process: GO:0006520 - cellular amino acid metabolic process [Evidence IEA]; GO_process: GO:0006567 - threonine catabolic process [Evidence IGI] [PMID 7042346]) gives MELLTGYHETPLLPSVYLSRNCKVFLKLENTQPSGSFKSRGISNLVQSKIKNTTKPNVQLFSSSGGNAGMATAYAAQLHKVPCTVVVPKLTKQPTIDRLQKIGAKTIVHGDHWAAANSYLVDELIPSLPDDIEPVYCHPFDDEEIWNGHATMIDEIKQQLQPLGKDIRPDAIILSVGGGGLYAGVVRGLERNGWEEVPIITVETEGAATLYKSVGAGKQVILDSIDTVATTLGSTFIPKQVVKMAVQEHKTISITVTDKEACSACEKFAQDHKFIVEPACGASLVPIYENKLASLIDLRPDSVIVVIVCGGTATSVDDIVSYREESQG, from the coding sequence ATGGAGCTCCTTACAGGATACCACGAAACACCGTTATTACCCTCGGTATATCTGTCACGAAACTGCAAAGTCTTCTTAAAACTGGAGAATACACAGCCTAGTGGTTCATTCAAATCGAGAGGTATCTCTAATCTGGTACAGAGTAAAATTAAGAATACCACAAAACCAAATGTACAATTGTTCAGCTCATCAGGTGGTAACGCCGGAATGGCAACAGCCTATGCAGCGCAGTTACACAAAGTGCCCTGTACCGTAGTTGTCCCCAAACTGACTAAACAGCCCACTATCGACCGCCTTCAAAAGATTGGCGCTAAGACGATTGTGCACGGTGACCATTGGGCCGCTGCAAATTCGTACTTGGTAGACGAACTAATTCCTTCCTTGCCAGATGATATCGAACCAGTCTACTGCCATCCatttgacgacgaagagATCTGGAATGGGCATGCCACAATGATTGATGAGATCAAGCAACAGCTACAACCCCTTGGCAAAGATATCCGACCTGATGCAATAATATTGTCTGTTGGAGGTGGCGGACTTTATGCTGGGGTTGTCAGAGGTCTCGAAAGAAATGGGTGGGAGGAGGTTCCCATCATAACTGTCGAGACGGAAGGCGCAGCTACACTATACAAGTCAGTTGGCGCTGGCAAGCAGGTAATATTAGACTCCATCGACACAGTTGCCACTACCCTGGGATCAACGTTTATCCCCAAACAGGTTGTTAAAATGGCTGTCCAAGAACACAAGACCATTTCAATTACCGTCACTGATAAAGAGGCTTGCTCTGCATGTGAGAAGTTTGCCCAAGATCACAAGTTTATTGTCGAGCCAGCCTGTGGAGCTTCTTTAGTGCCGATATACGAGAACAAACTGGCAAGCCTGATCGACCTAAGGCCTGATTCAGTAATAGTAGTCATTGTTTGCGGAGGAACTGCTACCTCTGTAGACGATATTGTTTCATACAGAGAGGAGTCGCAGGGTTAG
- the CDC24 gene encoding Rho family guanine nucleotide exchange factor CDC24: protein MSQLNIQQYPGASSSVQDSSSFGYLNSSASSSVSAFNFKAPQQNSHANNQHTTRPNGPSKNPSTTSLVTSLQPASSLPSPVSHVLTNTTSNTLIGMPTNGGPMPIASLVSNRPADGSESLFQICLALKERLELVPGLQVYLDACETDFEDGNAYDQSGNNANGTTAVAAAGSAATGLGLGLSTNIGGHDRIASRASSNMTSPYLSGSGDFSGNGSPASTLKSPPMGSGSGFAPQLNTVAAVPPGMKIDPVTHVWRFLRMGTSLCALYNALNPPTPLPAGVSNDLKVAKRALYAFIQACKSELEYSDDQLFTISNVYSESTSVLIKVIKTVQLILDTLEQKGVIPPLPVRESVEPKEMDQRAKIVDELLQTERKYVQDLEVLAKYQDEIQQNSLLSPDTLHFLFPNLFQLLDFQRQFLVAVEYHASLPPEEQRLGYLFEVSESGFEVYEGYAMNQRHASELAALEAPKLISLTHMIEPAYELPAMLIKPIQRICKYPLLLRELIKCTPSDWPYYDELQSGLIKVRKITANVNETQRRVENVEVVKELSDRLRDWRGHNIEDFGDLLHDGVFPVVKVGFEREYHLYLFENIILCCKEAAPAKKSMGLTKKNKSKRSSLVLKGRIYIAYITDVFISKKDGYLLHISWGKDDASDTGYFDIRFRNEELLRLWEKTIRKLVARYQDTANELFQSARFDGREEPNHTAYDEGSDDETVGYAEGVSPSGSEVNSTRTVSTSSNYTFSNGNNYNSTNLSEDFNNLGLSSTLTSSSTSSSALPSSTNLSSNASSAAAAAAAAAAQPLRYVSRSRSASSPNYPNYPNSSTTSLNHADKQQIALGSHATTSLSSPSSNHQANSGVPLAQRTKSEGAIPGLGPAKPHTNQMKVKLHYLEDTFLLIVPVGVKYSQLLERVDRKIRLCGKQTPNPLRIKYKDEDDDFVTITSDEDIQMALELNDEQEKNFNDTLTIWAA from the coding sequence ATGTCTCAACTTAACATTCAACAGTATCCTGGGGCGTCTTCATCGGTACAGGATTCATCTTCGTTTGGTTATCTGAATTCATCAGCTAGCTCGAGTGTGTCGGCATTCAATTTTAAGGCTCCTCAACAAAATTCACATGCTAATAATCAACATACCACACGACCTAATGGCCCTAGTAAGAACCCCAGTACTACTTCCTTAGTGACCTCGTTACAGCCAGCCTCATCTCTTCCTTCACCAGTTTCACATGTTTTGACAAATACGACTAGTAATACCTTAATTGGAATGCCAACGAATGGTGGACCCATGCCTATTGCAAGTCTCGTTTCAAATCGACCTGCTGATGGCTCCGAGTCTTTGTTTCAGATATGCTTGGCTTTGAAAGAACGATTAGAGCTAGTTCCTGGTCTTCAAGTTTACCTAGATGCTTGTGAAACCGACTTTGAAGATGGAAATGCGTATGATCAATCTGGTAACAATGCTAATGGAACCACAgccgttgctgctgctggctctgCTGCAACTGGCTTGGGATTAGGACTCAGTACGAATATAGGTGGTCATGACCGCATTGCCTCGAGAGCTTCTTCTAATATGACATCTCCTTATTTATCTGGATCAGGCGACTTCTCTGGAAATGGCTCACCAGCTTCAACGCTTAAATCTCCCCCAATGGGCAGCGGGTCAGGATTTGCTCCTCAGTTAAATACTGTAGCAGCTGTTCCGCCTGGCATGAAAATCGACCCTGTGACCCATGTATGGAGATTTCTCAGAATGGGCACGTCTCTATGCGCTCTGTACAATGCATTAAACCCGCCGACGCCTCTTCCCGCAGGTGTGTCGAATGACTTGAAGGTAGCCAAACGTGCTTTATATGCATTTATTCAAGCCTGTAAATCCGAACTCGAGTATTCTGATGACCAATTGTTCACCATATCCAACGTTTACTCGGAAAGCACATCAGTACTGATAAAGGTTATTAAAACAGTCCAGCTGATTCTTGACACCCTTGAGCAGAAGGGCGTCATTCCGCCTCTGCCTGTTCGAGAGTCTGTTGAACCTAAAGAAATGGACCAACGTGCTAAAATTGTCGATGAACTTCTACAAACCGAGCGAAAATATGTTCAAGACTTGGAAGTGCTCGCCAAGTATCAGGATGAGATCCAACAAAATAGTTTGTTAAGTCCTGACACACTACATTTCCTATTCCCTAACTTGTTCCAACTACTGGATTTCCAAAGACAGTTTTTAGTGGCTGTAGAGTATCATGCGAGCCTGCCTCCTGAAGAACAACGACTCGGCTATCTCTTCGAAGTATCTGAATCTGGATTCGAGGTATACGAAGGCTATGCTATGAACCAGAGGCACGCTTCGGAACTGGCTGCTTTAGAAGCTCCAAAGCTAATTTCTTTGACGCATATGATTGAACCTGCTTATGAGCTGCCGGCCATGCTTATTAAGCCAATTCAACGAATTTGCAAGTATCCTTTATTATTGAGGGAGTTGATTAAATGCACGCCATCTGATTGGCCCTACTATGATGAGCTTCAATCCGGCCTGATCAAGGTTAGAAAGATTACTGCCAATGTTAATGAGACTCAACGAAGAGTCGAGAATGTAGAAGTTGTCAAAGAGTTGAGTGACCGGTTACGGGATTGGCGAGGGCATAATATTGAAGATTTTGGCGATTTGCTACATGATGGAGTATTTCCAGTAGTGAAAGTCGGCTTTGAGCGGGAATATCAcctttatttatttgagaACATTATTCTCTGTTGTAAGGAGGCTGCTCCCGCCAAGAAATCAATGGGATTGaccaaaaagaacaagagtAAGCGATCCAGTTTGGTTTTGAAAGGACGTATCTACATCGCCTACATTACTGATGTCTTCATCTCCAAAAAGGACGGCTATCTGCTCCACATTTCATGGGGGAAGGATGACGCTAGTGATACTGGCTACTTCGATATTAGGTTCAGAAACGAGGAGTTGCTTAGATTATGGGAGAAGACAATCCGCAAATTAGTGGCTCGATACCAAGATACTGCAAATGAACTTTTCCAATCGGCTCGTTTCGATGGCAGAGAAGAGCCCAATCACACTGCGTATGACGAAGGcagtgatgatgaaacTGTGGGTTATGCAGAAGGTGTTTCCCCTAGTGGTAGCGAGGTAAATAGTACTAGGACTGTCAGCACCTCATCCAATTACACCTTTTCTAATGGCAACAACTATAACTCGACAAATCTCAGTGAGGATTTCAATAATTTAGGACTGAGTAGCACTTTAACTTCCTCGTCCACATCTTCATCGGCTCTCCCTTCATCTACAAATTTGTCCTCTAATGCTTcttcggctgctgctgctgccgctgctgccgctgctcAACCGCTACGTTATGTCTCGCGTAGCAGGTCAGCAAGTTCACCCAATTATCCCAACTATCCCAATTCCTCAACAACTTCATTAAACCATGCTGACAAGCAGCAGATAGCTCTGGGTTCACATGCAACAACTTCGTTATCAAGTCCTTCTTCAAATCACCAAGCTAACAGTGGTGTTCCTCTTGCTCAAAGAACTAAATCTGAAGGGGCAATTCCTGGCCTTGGTCCGGCTAAACCTCATACTAATCAAATGAAGGTCAAACTACACTATTTGGAAGACACATTTTTGCTTATCGTGCCGGTGGGTGTTAAATACAGTCAGCTTTTGGAACGGGTTGACCGTAAGATCCGACTTTGTGGCAAACAAACACCCAACCCATTGCGAATCAAGTATaaagatgaggatgatgacttTGTCACGATAACCTCTGATGAGGATATCCAAATGGCTTTGGAGTTAAATGACGAGCAAGAGAAAAACTTTAATGACACTCTTACTATTTGGGCAGCTTAA